The Pseudofrankia inefficax genome window below encodes:
- a CDS encoding LysR family transcriptional regulator, whose amino-acid sequence MDVRHLELLRDLAERGSITAVAVATHRTPSAVSQQLRTAQREFGVGLVEPHGRGVRLTDAGRLLAGAGRDVARVLAEVQARFDEFRGEPAGLVRVAALPSAATLLLPGVLAELETTAIRLECDDVDLPEQEYGRLATDYDIVIGHSLHAGPPPGAEGLVTVALAREPLDIAMRAGHPLADGPTVTAAQLIEVEWYGVPLGYPFDVIRLAVEAATGRPVMVVQRLRDNRLVEALVARGDRVAVLPRFTTPTGHGLELRELAGLDTGRHLLALLRPDRAERLAVRHALASFRRHAADIAARHGRGPGHPSDAGGPGGAPGQPPGAEGAR is encoded by the coding sequence ATGGACGTGCGCCACCTGGAGCTTCTGCGCGACCTCGCCGAACGCGGCAGCATCACCGCCGTCGCCGTCGCGACCCATCGCACGCCGTCGGCGGTCTCCCAGCAGCTGCGCACCGCCCAGCGGGAGTTCGGCGTCGGGCTGGTCGAGCCGCACGGGCGCGGCGTCCGGCTGACGGACGCCGGCCGGCTGCTCGCCGGCGCCGGCCGGGACGTCGCCCGCGTGCTCGCCGAGGTGCAGGCCCGGTTCGACGAGTTCCGCGGCGAGCCGGCCGGGCTGGTCCGCGTGGCGGCCCTGCCGAGCGCCGCGACCCTGCTGCTGCCGGGCGTGCTGGCCGAGCTGGAGACGACGGCGATCCGGCTGGAGTGCGACGACGTCGACCTGCCGGAGCAGGAGTACGGCCGGCTGGCGACGGACTACGACATCGTGATCGGGCACAGCCTGCACGCGGGCCCGCCGCCGGGCGCGGAGGGCCTGGTCACCGTGGCGCTGGCCAGGGAGCCGCTCGACATCGCCATGCGGGCCGGCCATCCGCTCGCCGACGGGCCGACGGTGACGGCGGCCCAGCTGATCGAGGTCGAGTGGTACGGCGTGCCGCTCGGCTACCCGTTCGACGTCATCCGCCTCGCGGTCGAGGCGGCCACCGGGCGGCCGGTCATGGTCGTCCAGCGTCTGCGGGACAACCGGCTGGTCGAGGCGCTGGTGGCTCGCGGCGACCGGGTCGCCGTCCTCCCCCGGTTCACGACCCCGACCGGCCACGGCCTGGAGCTGCGGGAGCTGGCCGGGCTGGACACCGGCCGGCATCTGCTCGCGCTGCTGCGGCCGGACCGGGCCGAGCGCCTCGCCGTCCGGCACGCCCTCGCCAGCTTCCGCCGCCACGCCGCGGACATCGCCGCCCGCCATGGCAGGGGTCCGGGGCACCCGTCAGACGCGGGAGGCCCCGGCGGCGCCCCCGGCCAGCCACCGGGAGCCGAAGGCGCGCGGTGA
- a CDS encoding transglycosylase family protein yields the protein MIATPALAAAVVGTGLVATQPASAAARPSAAHFLSAVVPCESGGNPRAVNSIGAGGLFQFLPSTWHGLGGRGLPQNASVSEQWAKAYKLYAQQGTSPWYASKGCWGHKI from the coding sequence ATGATCGCTACCCCGGCGTTGGCCGCGGCGGTCGTCGGGACCGGTCTGGTCGCCACCCAGCCTGCTTCCGCTGCGGCCCGGCCGTCGGCGGCGCATTTCCTCTCGGCCGTGGTGCCGTGTGAGTCGGGCGGCAACCCCCGCGCGGTGAACTCTATCGGTGCCGGCGGACTTTTCCAGTTCCTGCCGTCCACCTGGCATGGACTGGGCGGAAGGGGTCTGCCGCAGAACGCCTCGGTCTCCGAGCAGTGGGCCAAGGCCTACAAGCTCTACGCCCAGCAGGGCACCAGCCCGTGGTACGCCTCGAAGGGCTGCTGGGGCCACAAGATCTGA
- a CDS encoding DEAD/DEAH box helicase, with the protein MAFRLPDEKQAPVGSVEARRLLDDATALRDLADDALAREEDARTEVARRFQVVRATLARRDLATMDVERLKDTADDRLPFPALRRAGYRTVADLVDERPEVLDAHPGIGAVSANRAIAAARALDQAAQERLGLRVAMDPSDERATDLLRWLRRVVQLADALDDVRGPAGVLANDLPALVTAAAPTRSRTRMLFAGERRRVAARQVLDQVRRLLDDAETAGIADRLTAAGRLARTAPGDTGVWGDFERAAVRYYGLLGEIVGIRDTTDAAAGQLPEDIAARVREQRLDGEFRTVSLRGYQAFGAKFALAQRRVILGDEMGLGKTVQAIAALAHLRALDQTHFLVVCPTSVLVNWLREIARHSTLTAHRLHGPDRADAARRWLAEGGVAVTTFDTLSALELPTALRARVDVPTQRDRVRRRRTVAAGPPGPRIAMLVADEAHYVKNPATKRAEALRALVNRADLVDRVLFLTGTPMENRVDEFRQLVGYLQPSLLPVNPAARRPRDTPELSPARFRTLVAPVYLRRNTHEVLSELPDRVSTDEWLERGSRAEQAAYRKAVLDRKFMAMRRVAFTGDPEHSAKLDRLVDIAREAGQNGQRVVVFSFFLEVLDIVGRRLRADPECGAVFGPITGAVAAEERQQLVDDFGRRPAPAVLLSQIVAGGTGLNMQAASVVILCEPQVKPTLEEQAIARLHRMGQIRTVQVHRLLTTDSVDQRLVEILAAKRVEFDAYARRSDLADAGPEALDVSDEVLTKQVLEEEYARIAKTGARA; encoded by the coding sequence ATGGCGTTTCGACTGCCGGACGAGAAGCAGGCGCCGGTGGGCAGCGTCGAGGCGCGGCGGCTGCTGGACGACGCCACCGCGCTGCGGGACCTCGCGGACGACGCGCTCGCCCGCGAGGAGGACGCCCGTACCGAGGTCGCGCGGCGTTTCCAGGTGGTGCGGGCGACGCTGGCGCGGCGCGACCTGGCGACGATGGATGTCGAGCGGCTGAAGGACACCGCCGACGACCGGCTGCCGTTCCCGGCGCTGCGCCGGGCCGGCTACCGCACGGTGGCCGACCTCGTCGACGAGCGTCCGGAGGTGCTCGACGCGCACCCCGGCATCGGCGCGGTGTCCGCCAACCGGGCGATCGCCGCGGCCCGGGCGCTCGACCAGGCCGCGCAGGAGCGGCTCGGCCTGCGGGTCGCGATGGACCCCAGCGACGAGCGGGCCACCGACCTGCTGCGCTGGCTGCGCCGCGTGGTGCAGCTCGCGGACGCGCTCGACGACGTGCGCGGACCGGCCGGGGTGCTGGCCAACGACCTGCCCGCGCTGGTCACGGCCGCCGCGCCCACGCGTAGCCGGACCCGGATGCTGTTCGCCGGCGAACGGCGCCGGGTCGCGGCCCGTCAGGTGCTTGACCAGGTAAGGCGGCTGCTCGACGACGCCGAGACGGCCGGGATCGCCGACCGGCTGACGGCGGCGGGCCGGCTCGCGCGCACGGCGCCGGGCGACACAGGCGTCTGGGGCGACTTCGAGCGCGCGGCGGTCCGCTACTACGGGCTGCTGGGCGAGATCGTCGGAATCCGGGACACCACCGACGCGGCGGCCGGTCAGCTGCCCGAGGACATCGCGGCCCGGGTCCGCGAGCAGCGGCTGGACGGCGAGTTCCGGACCGTGTCGCTGCGTGGGTACCAGGCGTTCGGCGCGAAGTTCGCGCTCGCCCAGCGCCGGGTGATCCTCGGCGACGAGATGGGCCTGGGCAAGACGGTCCAGGCGATCGCCGCGCTCGCCCACCTGCGGGCGCTCGACCAGACCCACTTCCTGGTCGTCTGCCCGACGTCGGTGCTGGTCAACTGGCTGCGCGAGATCGCCCGGCACAGCACGCTGACGGCGCACCGCCTGCACGGCCCGGACCGGGCCGACGCGGCGCGGCGCTGGTTGGCCGAGGGAGGCGTCGCGGTCACCACGTTCGACACGCTGAGCGCGCTGGAGCTCCCCACGGCGCTGCGGGCCCGGGTCGACGTGCCGACCCAGCGGGACCGGGTGCGCCGCAGGCGGACCGTCGCCGCCGGGCCGCCGGGGCCACGCATCGCGATGCTGGTCGCCGACGAGGCCCACTACGTGAAGAACCCGGCGACGAAGCGGGCCGAGGCGCTGCGGGCGCTGGTCAACCGAGCCGACCTCGTGGACCGGGTGCTGTTCCTGACCGGCACGCCGATGGAGAACCGCGTCGACGAGTTCCGCCAGCTGGTCGGGTACCTGCAGCCGAGCCTGCTGCCGGTCAACCCCGCGGCCCGCCGGCCGCGCGACACCCCGGAGCTGTCCCCGGCCCGGTTCCGGACGCTGGTCGCGCCGGTCTACCTGCGTCGCAACACCCACGAGGTGCTCTCCGAGCTGCCCGACCGGGTCTCGACCGACGAGTGGCTCGAACGCGGCTCACGCGCCGAGCAGGCGGCCTACCGCAAGGCGGTGCTGGACCGGAAGTTCATGGCGATGCGCCGGGTGGCCTTCACCGGCGACCCGGAGCACTCGGCGAAGCTCGACCGGCTGGTCGACATCGCCCGCGAGGCGGGCCAGAACGGCCAGCGGGTGGTCGTCTTCTCGTTCTTCCTCGAGGTGCTGGACATCGTCGGCCGGCGGCTGCGGGCGGACCCGGAGTGCGGCGCGGTGTTCGGGCCGATCACCGGCGCGGTCGCGGCCGAGGAGCGCCAGCAGCTGGTGGACGACTTCGGCCGGCGGCCCGCGCCGGCGGTGCTGCTGAGCCAGATCGTCGCCGGCGGCACCGGGCTGAACATGCAGGCGGCGTCGGTCGTCATCCTGTGCGAGCCGCAGGTCAAGCCGACCCTGGAGGAGCAGGCGATCGCCCGGCTGCACCGGATGGGCCAGATCCGGACCGTGCAGGTGCACCGCCTGCTGACGACCGACAGCGTCGACCAGCGGCTGGTCGAGATCCTGGCCGCGAAGCGCGTCGAGTTCGACGCCTACGCCCGCCGCAGCGACCTGGCCGACGCCGGCCCCGAGGCGCTGGACGTGTCCGACGAGGTGCTCACCAAGCAGGTGCTGGAGGAGGAGTACGCCCGGATCGCGAAGACCGGGGCCCGCGCCTGA
- a CDS encoding EamA family transporter, whose protein sequence is MPPRHRLLAVVVAIAWGLNFLAIDASLRHFPPFLLAAVRFSVIAIPTLFLVPRPAVPTRLLLGYGLGFGTLQFLFLYWGMHAGMQPGLASLVLQSSAPFTVLLGAVGFRERVTPRRLAGLLVAVLGLGVVGWTRAHDAAAFGPFLLVLAGGFGWAIGNVCNARAHAPNPFHLTLWMSVVPPVPMLALSLLVEGPHRVAGAFTTTGHLWSALAGLAYTVVIGTLLGSGIWSWLMARHPAGLVAPFSMLVPVVGLSAAAVLVGERLSAAEIAGAVLVVGGVLYGATSRSGAVPTSAARRSAGRAGGPAAPPGEPAEARGPSRAGRAPSRSVSVPPAA, encoded by the coding sequence ATGCCGCCGCGTCACCGCCTGCTCGCCGTCGTCGTCGCCATTGCCTGGGGCCTGAACTTCCTCGCCATCGACGCCTCGCTCCGGCACTTCCCGCCGTTCCTGTTGGCGGCGGTGCGATTCAGCGTCATCGCGATTCCGACGCTGTTCCTGGTGCCCCGGCCCGCCGTCCCGACGCGCCTGCTGCTCGGTTACGGGCTCGGTTTTGGCACGCTGCAGTTCCTCTTCCTCTACTGGGGCATGCACGCCGGCATGCAGCCCGGGCTCGCGTCCCTGGTGCTGCAGTCCTCGGCGCCGTTCACCGTGCTGCTCGGGGCCGTCGGGTTCCGCGAGCGGGTCACCCCGCGCCGGCTGGCCGGCCTGCTGGTCGCCGTCCTCGGCCTCGGCGTCGTCGGCTGGACCCGGGCGCACGACGCGGCCGCGTTCGGCCCGTTCCTGCTGGTGCTCGCCGGCGGCTTCGGCTGGGCGATCGGGAACGTCTGCAACGCCCGGGCGCACGCGCCGAACCCGTTCCACCTCACCCTGTGGATGTCGGTCGTGCCGCCGGTGCCGATGCTGGCGCTGTCCCTGCTCGTCGAGGGGCCGCACCGGGTCGCCGGGGCGTTCACCACGACCGGCCACCTCTGGAGCGCCCTCGCCGGCCTCGCCTACACGGTCGTGATCGGCACGTTGCTGGGCTCGGGCATCTGGAGCTGGCTGATGGCCCGCCACCCCGCCGGCCTGGTCGCGCCGTTCTCGATGCTCGTGCCCGTCGTCGGGCTGTCCGCCGCGGCGGTCCTGGTCGGCGAGCGGCTGTCGGCCGCCGAGATCGCTGGCGCCGTCCTCGTCGTCGGTGGTGTGCTCTACGGCGCCACCTCGAGGTCTGGCGCGGTGCCGACCAGCGCGGCCCGGCGGTCCGCCGGGCGCGCGGGCGGTCCCGCGGCACCGCCCGGCGAGCCGGCCGAGGCGAGAGGCCCCTCTCGGGCCGGCCGCGCTCCCTCGCGGTCCGTGTCCGTGCCGCCGGCCGCCTAG
- a CDS encoding MATE family efflux transporter: MGLADDAPAAEIRLDPAIVRDAPAEAVRDARLDRAIMRLALPALGALVAEPLFLLADTAMVGHLGTAPLAGLSLASSVLGTAVGLMVFLAYATTPTVARLRGAGDERAAVAAGLDGLWLAAGLGAGLALLGWWVTPSLVGAFGADRAVDAQASRYLSISMAGLPAMLLVFAAAGLLRGLHDTRTPLVVAALGFGANAALNAAFIYGAGWGIAGSATGTVLAQWGMVVAYLGVVAGHARRVGASGRPRGVGVLRGARAGFWLLLRTASLRAGLLLVTYTATALGSDELAAFQVAMTLFATAAFALDALAIAAQVLVGDRLGGGDLAGVRAVLRRCVAWGVGSGAAVGVVLASLAWVLGPAFTSSAAVARLVVPAVLVLAAGQPLAGLVFVLDGVLIGAGDNRYLAWTGLANLAAFALLAGAVLRWAPRGEWGLVCLMGAYAVGSLAARAGTLSPRAFGSRWLAGGAAGASRV; this comes from the coding sequence GTGGGGTTGGCAGACGACGCGCCGGCGGCGGAGATCCGCCTGGACCCGGCGATCGTGCGGGACGCGCCAGCTGAGGCGGTCCGGGACGCCCGGCTGGACCGGGCGATCATGCGGCTGGCGTTGCCCGCGTTGGGGGCGCTGGTCGCCGAGCCGCTGTTTCTGCTGGCCGACACCGCGATGGTCGGGCATCTGGGCACCGCGCCGCTGGCGGGGCTGAGTCTCGCGTCGTCGGTGCTCGGGACCGCCGTCGGCCTGATGGTCTTCCTGGCCTACGCGACGACGCCGACGGTCGCCCGGCTGCGCGGCGCCGGGGACGAGCGGGCGGCGGTGGCCGCGGGCCTGGACGGGCTGTGGCTCGCCGCCGGGCTGGGAGCGGGGCTGGCGCTGCTGGGCTGGTGGGTCACCCCGTCGCTGGTGGGCGCGTTCGGCGCGGACCGGGCCGTCGACGCCCAGGCGTCCCGCTACCTGTCGATCTCGATGGCGGGCCTGCCGGCGATGCTGCTCGTCTTCGCCGCCGCCGGCCTGCTGCGCGGCCTGCACGACACCCGCACGCCGCTGGTCGTGGCGGCCCTCGGCTTCGGCGCGAACGCCGCCCTGAACGCGGCGTTCATCTACGGCGCCGGCTGGGGGATCGCCGGCTCGGCCACCGGGACGGTGCTCGCCCAGTGGGGGATGGTCGTGGCCTACCTCGGGGTGGTCGCCGGGCACGCTCGCCGGGTCGGCGCGAGCGGCCGTCCGCGCGGGGTCGGGGTGCTGCGGGGCGCGCGGGCCGGTTTCTGGCTGTTGCTGCGGACGGCGAGCCTGCGGGCCGGGCTGCTGCTGGTCACCTACACGGCGACCGCGCTCGGGTCGGACGAGCTGGCCGCGTTCCAGGTCGCGATGACGCTGTTCGCCACGGCCGCGTTCGCGCTCGACGCGCTGGCGATCGCGGCCCAGGTGCTCGTCGGTGACCGGCTGGGCGGCGGTGACCTCGCCGGGGTGCGGGCGGTGCTGCGCCGCTGTGTGGCCTGGGGTGTGGGCAGCGGGGCCGCCGTGGGAGTCGTCCTCGCGAGCCTGGCCTGGGTGCTCGGGCCGGCGTTCACCAGCTCGGCCGCGGTCGCCCGGCTCGTCGTCCCGGCGGTGCTGGTCCTCGCCGCGGGCCAGCCGCTCGCCGGTCTGGTCTTCGTGCTCGACGGCGTGCTCATCGGCGCCGGCGACAACCGTTACCTCGCCTGGACCGGCCTGGCCAACCTGGCCGCGTTCGCCCTGCTGGCCGGCGCGGTCCTGCGCTGGGCGCCGCGCGGCGAGTGGGGCCTGGTCTGCCTGATGGGCGCCTATGCGGTCGGCTCCCTCGCGGCCCGCGCCGGCACGCTCTCACCGCGCGCCTTCGGCTCCCGGTGGCTGGCCGGGGGCGCCGCCGGGGCCTCCCGCGTCTGA
- a CDS encoding esterase/lipase family protein: MLVHRPRRRLPRRAALIALPAALVTALFAGGAATAAAASAAAPLPVIYNFPAAVAISLAHPNADPPGSNDFSCRPSAAHPRPVVLVHGTLADKTNEWQALAPLLKNDGYCVFAPNIGGASPDAYIQATAPIEQSSAQLATFVDQVLAATGASKVDLVGHSQGGMLPRYYINNLGGDAKVNSLIGLAPSNHGTTLDGLAQIAQALGLSSTVASACASCAEQIIGSPFLTALNAGGGTRPSVHYTVIETRYDEIVTPYTSAFLSGSNVKNITLQDSCILDGSDHISIAYDRVALRFVENALDPQHPKPPICVPVLPVVGG, encoded by the coding sequence ATGCTGGTCCACCGCCCGCGCCGCCGATTACCCCGACGCGCCGCACTGATCGCGCTGCCGGCGGCGCTGGTCACGGCCCTGTTCGCCGGCGGAGCCGCGACGGCCGCCGCCGCGTCGGCGGCGGCACCGCTGCCCGTCATCTACAACTTCCCGGCGGCGGTCGCGATCTCGCTGGCGCACCCGAACGCCGACCCGCCCGGCTCCAACGACTTCTCCTGCCGGCCGAGCGCGGCCCATCCGAGGCCGGTGGTCCTGGTCCACGGCACGCTCGCGGACAAGACGAACGAATGGCAGGCCCTCGCGCCGCTGCTGAAGAACGACGGCTACTGCGTCTTCGCGCCCAACATCGGTGGCGCCTCGCCGGACGCCTACATCCAGGCGACCGCCCCGATCGAGCAGAGCTCGGCCCAGCTCGCTACCTTCGTCGACCAGGTGCTCGCCGCCACCGGCGCGTCCAAGGTCGACCTCGTCGGCCACTCCCAGGGCGGCATGCTGCCGCGTTACTACATCAACAACCTCGGCGGCGACGCGAAGGTCAACTCGCTGATCGGCCTCGCGCCGTCCAACCACGGCACGACCCTCGACGGACTGGCTCAGATCGCCCAGGCCCTCGGCCTGTCCAGCACCGTCGCCTCGGCCTGCGCCTCGTGTGCCGAGCAGATCATCGGATCACCGTTCCTCACGGCGCTCAACGCCGGCGGTGGCACCCGGCCCAGCGTCCACTACACCGTCATCGAGACCAGGTACGACGAGATCGTCACGCCCTACACCTCGGCGTTCCTGTCCGGATCCAACGTCAAGAACATCACCCTGCAGGACAGCTGCATCCTCGACGGCTCCGACCACATCTCGATCGCCTATGACCGCGTGGCCCTGCGCTTCGTCGAGAACGCGCTCGATCCCCAACACCCCAAGCCGCCGATCTGCGTCCCGGTCCTGCCGGTCGTCGGCGGCTGA